The genomic region AACGTTATAAAGGAATACTTTTATAACAATGGCAACACTGCTATGTTCATCTGAGATTTGTGGTAAAACCATGTGCCCAACTTTTGGCTGTCGCAGTTGCTCCTCCCCCAATTTCACTCCTTGAATGTTATCTAGTCGTTTGCTTAAGCCTTATCACGCAAACACACCCAGTGCCTTCATGTCCTCTACCAAGGGGAGATtgtcctggggtgtattcataaGTGCACAATGAAGCAAACAGTAGCAAAACTTTTTGCAATGGAAACAAGCATTTATTCTGGGGGACAAATTCAGTTAGTCCATACCCGTTACAACCTGGTTGCTTCCGTTAGGTTCCTAATGAATGTACCCCTGGTCAGGTCAGGGGGACAGaaattaattttacattattagaTTCAGGGACAGGTCATTTCCTGACCATGTAACCAgaacaggaaaaactcctggccctagttgGTCAAGGAGATAACCTCAATTGGAGAAGGTCAGATGCCGCTTGACCACGCTTAAACTTTTGGAGTCACTTTGAAAACGTTCTTCCAGAACTGCTTTTCTCACCAACTGTCTcatccccctacacacacacgctTTAAAAGGAACGGACAGATCTCAAATGTAGTTTAATAGGAAGTATGTATCCGTTTGTTTTATTTGAGAACTTGTTTGTGTTGTATGCTGCCGTAACTGGAAAggagtggctcagttggtacagcatggtgtttgcaacaccagcatcgtgtgtgtgcaacaccagggttgtgggttcgattcccatggggggccagtacaaaaaacaaaaaaatacaacaaaaaaaatgcatgaaatgaaatgtatgcacgcactactgataaatgactaaaatgttaaatgtaaaatgAAAGGTGATCAGTGTAGACAAGAAGAAAACATGATTTCCAATGCCATATCGTTAGACCTTATGGAATGTTTAGTGTGTTTCTATTATACGAATATCAAAAGCATTTATAGTAGAATAGTCTGTATGACATGCATATATCCACCTCAATAAACAGAAAACACCATACTCTGTCCGTCTGTTTCCTTTAAAACAAGCCAATCATATTTGCTGTCAATTCTGTTTCACACACAAATTAACTAAGATCTTTATGAAAAAGGCAAAGTGCTTCATTATACAAAacaataccatttttttttttttacaaaacttTATGTACAACGTCCTCGTTACAATCCTAGACCTAGATTAATGTACAAAACAAGGCCTTTCAGttcccatccatccacccctcacttctctttcctcctctccatttctctcactCGTCTCTCTAGCACCCTCACTTGATCCTCCAGGTAGGTTTTGTCGCCCCCGGTGCCAGAATGCCCGATACCCAATAGGACGCAGACGCTCACCAGGCCGGCCAATCGCAGCGCCGTAGTCTCTGTTCCAGCACTGCGGTCACTTAGGATCAGGCAAAACAGTCCTAAAACCACACCCAGCTTCAGTAGCCACAGGACCCGCCTCAGAGTGGACGCCACCAATCGGAAGGCCAGGGACAGCAGCCAGTAGCCAATGAGAGCCAGCAGAAGCCACTGACCGATATAGACCACAGCATCCGGGGTGATACTGTTAACAGGCATTTCAactggaggagagaaagaaagagaaatacaACATGATATTAGTGGCTTTTCTGGCCTGGCAATCTTAAAATGCTCCCTTCACTTGTCTCCATTCCAAGACTTGGCAAAAATGGGGTCTTAGTATGTTGCTATGTAATTATTGTACCGGTAGTTAGTCACAAAGCCTAGTAGGTTACTGTTGGCAATGTGGAGAAAAAGGTTTTCCCATCTGGCGCACACACCTAATCCAGGGCATGTCTGTCAGTGGGTAAAGGGCTCCCTTGGCAGGTCAGACTTTCATCCGGTTTTGTGTTGCGTGTCCACAGAGATCAATTACAGTAAATGACAATGCGAGTGTACCATTGTACTGTATATGGCTTGTGTGTTGAGATGTTGCATGATGTGGGATCAATCaatagaatgatttatttgaaatgattgtttttgTATTGACAACTGTCTGTTCCATTATTGAATAGTGCACTGGTTATCAACCCTGGTCCTGGGGAGCCACAGGCTGTGCAGGTTTTTGCTCCAGCCCCGCTCTAACACACCCGATCCAACTAGTCAACTGCTCATCAAGACATtgatcaggtgtgttagtgctgggctgaaacaaaagcctgcacatgACATGCTTTAGCTCTCTGGGAACAGTGTTGGTGACTGACTAGAGTATTGCAATAGCTTTCTGGGCCTGTATTCCTAAAGTgggaataggagtgctgatctaacaTCAGTTTTGCCTTTAATATTATAATGAATGATCCTAGAGGAGCAGCtctttaccatcaactcctgctGCCATCAGGAACTGGGCGAGGTACTTCATAACCACATTCACTCCACTGGCCGCTGCCTCAGCCAGATACTTGAGCCCCTGAAAGAAACACTGATAGGAGGGGCGACAGAGAGTTGATACAGGGTTCTGTTTGAGGCAAACACATGGGTCACTAAATACGGAACTAAAACAAGCGTGCATAAGGGTTCCCGTATATGGCCGACTTGTTGCTACTTGCACCTACATAATTCGACTAAAGAACGGACATCATTAGACTAAGAATGTATGATTCGAACTACTGTTAAATTTAACTTAGAGCAGGCTATTCTTTGTTCCTCACCTT from Salmo trutta chromosome 11, fSalTru1.1, whole genome shotgun sequence harbors:
- the LOC115202169 gene encoding transmembrane protein 109-like is translated as MKVSFVVCVLSTMVVSCSGENSRFEKSFNSSPGMMQVLRETLTDLSEEVHGYLVHLVGARSVETAQKCFFQGLKYLAEAAASGVNVVMKYLAQFLMAAGVDVEMPVNSITPDAVVYIGQWLLLALIGYWLLSLAFRLVASTLRRVLWLLKLGVVLGLFCLILSDRSAGTETTALRLAGLVSVCVLLGIGHSGTGGDKTYLEDQVRVLERRVREMERRKEK